In Halosimplex halophilum, the genomic stretch GGCGTGGTGACGGCCGTCGCCTCGTTCCTGTTGCCGTTCGCGCCGATGCTCGGCGGGTTCGCGGGGGGATACCTCCACCGCAACGAGCGGACGAGCGCGACGCGGGTGGGCGCGCTGTCGGGGCTGCTGTCGGTGCTGCCGCTGGCGGTGGCGCTTCTGTTCGTGGCCGGGGGCGTCGCCGTCGGGGCCCTCCGGGTCGACGCCGTGGGCGTCGCGCTGCTGGTCGTCGGCGTCGTGCTCGTGTCGCTGCTGTTCGCGGCGCTGTTCTCGGGCGGGTTCGGCGCGCTCGGCGGCTATATCGGCGGCCAGCTCCGCGACCGCGACGCGGACGGACCCGACGAGTACGGCGGCGAGCGCGAGGAGGGCCGCGTCGGCGACGACAGACCCGACCGCGACGAGTCGACCGCCGACTGAGCGTTCCCCTCGCGGGCACGCCGGACCGACCGGCGACACCGGACTCTCCAGTTCTCCCGCGGCGCCGTCTACGTTCGTCCAGAAGGGTACCCCGATCGCGTGCGAGAGATTGACACTCACAAACCCTAATGATTTATAATGCAGTAGAATAATCGTGACGTACAGATGCGGATCACAGAGACGCGCCAGCTGTTCACGGAATCGTGCGAGTACCCGACTGACGCGGCGACGGTCGCCGACCGGGTCGGCGACGTGGAGATCGAGGCGCCGACCGGCGACACGACGACCGTCGAGACGGTGCTCGCGCGGTCGAACGTCCGAACCTACGAGTCGGCCGACGACGCGTACACGGCGCTGATGGGCAACCTCGACGACTCGTTCATCGGGCTGAAGTACTACGACGACCGCGGCGACAACCAGCCCCACCCCCACCGCAACTGGCACTGAGCCCGGTTGCGAGTGCCCGGTCGTGGCGGTCGCGCGTGTGCGACCGTCGCGCGGCCGGAGCGAACACTGATTATC encodes the following:
- a CDS encoding DUF5789 family protein, with protein sequence MRITETRQLFTESCEYPTDAATVADRVGDVEIEAPTGDTTTVETVLARSNVRTYESADDAYTALMGNLDDSFIGLKYYDDRGDNQPHPHRNWH
- a CDS encoding DUF5518 domain-containing protein translates to MASTAANASERGAARASGEQRARRVVDWAVPILLGLYGLAVGFGGAALAAAADRAVIAELVAEGMIVSDVFTDAALVDVSFATARWSGIGLVATGLLSWAAALAFVAHRRRERARESGTGPDPTYAWTDAAAGGVVTAVASFLLPFAPMLGGFAGGYLHRNERTSATRVGALSGLLSVLPLAVALLFVAGGVAVGALRVDAVGVALLVVGVVLVSLLFAALFSGGFGALGGYIGGQLRDRDADGPDEYGGEREEGRVGDDRPDRDESTAD